The Aeromonas encheleia genomic sequence TTGAACATCAGGTTGCCCGCCTTGTCGGCCCTGGCGCCCTTGATCAGCGCCAGATCGGCGGTCAGGGCGCGCTCCATGACGAACCACTCACCGTCGAACTGGCGGGTCTCCTTGCCCTCGGCGATAAGCGTCCCGTAACCGGTGCGGGTGAAGAAGGCCGGGATGCCGGCGCCGCCGGCTCGCAGCTTCTCCGCCAGGGTACCCTGGGGGGTGAACTCCAGCTCCAGCTCGCCCGCCAGGTACTGGCGCTCGAACTCCTTGTTGCCCCCGACGTAGGAGGAGATCATCTTCTTGATCTGGCGGCTGTAGAGCAGCGGCCCCAGCCCGAACTCATCCACCCCGCAGTTGTTGCTGATGATGGTGAAGTCGCGCTTGCCGCTCTCGCCCAGCGCCTCGATGAGCCGCTCGGGGATGCCGCACAGGCCGAAGCCGCCCGATGCGATGGTGATGCCGTCCTGCACCAAACCGCTAAGAGCGGCCTGGGCGCTGGGATAAATCTTGTTCATAAATACCTCTCTGGCTAATCCATTGGCCACGGGGGCGCTGTCGTGTTTATTGCATTTTCTTGATTTGAGGTGATGTCGCGAGCGTCCGATTACGCTCACGCTTCGAACCCATGAATTCAGTTGGTGGTGTAGGTTCGATTAGTCGCGCAGCGGCGTAATCGGACGTTTGTTATCAAGGCTTCATGCCCCAGTGCATCAGCAGCAGGACCAGGGCGGCGAGGAAGGTGGTCTCCCCCACCATCAGCAGGATCGGCTTGATGCCCACCCTGGCCAGCTCCTTGAGCTGCGTCTTCATGCCGATGGCGCTGATGGCGATGACCAGGCACCAGCGCGACAGATCGTTGATCCCCCCCTGCACCACGGCGGGCACCCAGCCGGTGCTGTTGATGCAGGCCAGCACCAGGAAGCCGACGGCGAACAGGGGCAGCAGCGGCGGACGCTTGCCGGAGGCGGGATCCGCCCCCTGCATGCGGGTGATCATGGCGGCCACCACTATCACCGGCAGCAGCATGGCGACCCGCATCAGCTTGACCACGGTCGCCACGTCCCCGGTCTCGGTGGACATGCTGTAGCCGGCCCCCACCACCTGGGCGACGTCGTGGATGGTGGCGCCGAGGAAGACCCCGGACTCCACCGGCGTCAGCTCGAAGAAGCGGGCGATCATCGGGTAGAGGATCATCGCCAGGGTCGAGAGCACCGAGACCCCGATCACGGTGAACAGGGTGGCCCGCTCCTTCTGCGGATGGTTGGGCAGGGACGCGGCCAGGGCCAGGGCGGCGGAGGCGCCGCAGATGGCGGTGGCCCCCCCGGTCAGCATGCCAAACAGGCGCTGGAACCCCATCAGCTTGGCCGCTACCACCGAGAGTCCTATGGTGACCACCACCAGGGTCACCACCAGCAGCACCGGCATCCAGCCCAGCTCGGCTATCTGGCCGAGGGTGATGCGCATGCCGAGCAGGGCGACCCCGATGCGCAGCACGCTGCGCGCCGTGAACTCGATGCCCGCCTTGCAGGTCCCTTCGGCGGAGAGGAAGTTGAGCCCCATGCCGAGCAGCAGGGCAAACAGCAGCACGGGGGCGCCGTAGTGTTCGGACAGGAAGGTCGCGGCGGCCGCGACCGTGATGCTGACCGCCATGCCGGGCACCAGTTCGCGCACCCGCTGATAGCGATCTGTCATGGCTAGGGTGTGCATGGGATAGACTCCTGCGGTTCGATGACGATAAACAGGCTCTCACCCTCCTGCTCGACCGGATAACGGCCGACCCTGAGCTGATCCGAGTTGAGCAGATAGCCGGTATGCAGGTTGAAGCGCAGGCCGTGGGCGCAGCACTGGATCACCGCCCCCTCCAGCCGGCCCCCGCACAGGGAGGCGCCCTGGTGGGGACAGCTGTCATCGATGGCGTGGAACTGGCCGTCGATATTGAACAGCGCCAGGCTCTTGCCTTGCGCCTCGATCAGCGCCCGCTTGCCCGGCGCGGGCACCCGCTCGGCCGGCACGGCGATGCGCCGCCCGCAGGCCGGCGCTTGCCGCGCCAGCGCCTGGTGCAGCGCGGCCAGCAGTTGCTCGGCGGGCTGCGCCCCGGACAGGGTCAGGGCCTCGTCGATGACGAAGCTCGGCACCCCCTGGCTGGCCGCCCCGGCGACGTCGCACAGGAAGGGAGCCCCATCCCCCTGCAGGCTGCTCACCAGCGCGGCGGATGAGAAACCGGCCGCCTCGGCCAGGCCCAGCAGGGTGGCGCCATCCCCCAGATCGGCGCCCCGCTGGAAGTGGGCCACAAAGAGTTGCTCCAGCAGCGCCTCCTGCTGCGCCGCCGTGCCCAGCTGGCTGGCACGCTGCCACAGTCGATGGGCGTCGGCCGTGTTCGGCATGCGGGGAATGTTGCCAAAGTCCAGGCTGAGCCCGACGCTGGCCGCGGCCTGCTGCACCTGGGCCTGGCGCAGCCGCACCGCCTGCGCAGAGCCGAGGCGATGCTGATAGAAGCTGTTGAAGTCCTCCCCCTGCACCGGCAGATAGGGCAGCAACTGCACCCCGCGCCAGCTCACGGCGACCCGCACCTCGGGCCGCTCGACCCGCAACCGGGCCAGGGCCTGCTCCAGCTGGCGCTTGCCGATGAGGCACCAGGGACAGATAAAATCGAAATAGACTGCAATGTTCAGGGTACGACTCATGCCCTTTCCTCCGGGTTCTCGGTCCCTGTCCGGCGGCCTGCCGCGGGACAGCTCATATCCATCAAATCAAAATAGCCCCCTGTGTTCGGGGCACCGCTCATGCCCCTTCCTCCGGGTTCTCGGTCCCTGTCCGGCGGCCAGCCGCAGGACAGCTCACATCCATCAAATCGAAATAGCCCCCTGTGTTCGGGGCACCGCTCATGCCCCTTCCTCCGGATGCTCGGTCCCTGTCGGCGGCCTGCCGCAGGACAGGGAAAATCAACATGGTTCCCTGTTGTCAGGGTACGACTCAGGCCCTTGCCTCTGTGGTATGGGCGGCGCCGGTGACGGGGGCGCAGGCAACGGGTGGCTCGGACTCCCCTTCCAGCCTGGCGACATCCTTGTGGTAGTGGCGCTTGCCGTAGAAGAAGACGGCCGCCGCCGCGATGCTGATGAGCGGCACCAGCTGGAAGGCGTTGTCCAGGCCGATATGGTCGGAGACGCGGCCGGTGATGAAGGGGCCGGGGGCCAGCCCGAGCAGGTTGTTGGCCAGGGTCAGGGTGGCGAAGGCGGTGCCGTGCACGCTGTAGTGGGTCAGGTTGGCCACCATGGCGCCCGCCGGGCCCGAGGTGCCGGTGGCGATGAACATGCCAAGGCAGATGAGGGCCAGCTGGGGCAACCCGAATGGCAGGGCGAAGGCCAGCGACAGCAGGGCGCAGCTCCCGAGGCAATAGCCAATGGCCAGGCTGATCTTGCGATCCGGTCGATCTCGGCACAGCTTGTCACTGAGCATGCCGCACAGGATCATGCCGGCGCCGCTGCACAGCACTATGATGGCGGCCACCACCCCCGCCCTGTCCGTGTCCATCCCGTAGAAACGGTTCAGGTAGCTCGGCATCCAGACGATCACGGTGCCGCCGACGAACAGCTGCAAGCCGCTGCCGACGTAGGCCGAGAGCACGGAGCGCGTGGAGTAGAGGGTGCGCAGCGGCTTGCCGTGCGCCTTGCCAGCCGCCCTGGCTCCCGCCGGGGCGATCCGCGCCTCCTTGACGATGAGGGGGTAGATGGCCGCCAGCAGCAGGCCGAACAGCGCCATGCCGGCGAAGGCCCAGCGCCAGCCCAGCAGATGGGCCAGCACGCCGCCGGTGGCCATGCCCAGCACAGAGCCGAACATGCCGCCCGAGATGAAGGCGCCGGACAGGGTGGCCCGCATCTCCCGCGGGAACACGGACACCACCACGGCGATGCCGACGCTGCCATAGGCGGCCTCCCCCACTCCCACCAGGAAGCGGGCGATGAACATCTGCTCGTAACTCTGGGCCAGGGCGCAGCCCAGGGTCGCCAGGCTCCACAGCATGGCCATGATGGCAAGGCTCTTCACCCGACCGAAACGGTCCGCCAACAGGGAGAGCGGGAAGGTCAGCAGCCCGACCATCAGCGCCACTATGCCGCTGAGCAGGCCAAGCTGGGTATCGGAGAGGGTCCACTCCCCCTTGAGCATGGGGAAGACGGCGTTGAGCACCTGGCGCGACATGTAGTCGGAGATGAGCAGACCGAAGGTCAGCGCAAACACAATCCAGGCATAGCGACGCGGTACGGCAGCCTTGCCAGCGTCGACATCGTCATTGATATGATAGGTAGCCATACAGTCCCTCGTGCTACGACAAATTGGGTGGGGTACTCAAGCAGCGAGCCTGCGAGTCACCCACCGCCTTCCTTTGGTGATAGATGACTCAATTGCCCGCCCCCCGCATGTTGCAAGGGCAAACGTCATTTGGCAAACAGAGTTATAGGGGGCGCAGCCTCTCTTTAGTCGAGCTGCGACCCATCTGGCTCAGACGCCCCGTGGCACGCCTTTCTCCCCGGTACGGCGATTGGGCGCCATGCCGTTGGCCTGCAGCGTCTCTTCGATGCTGTCGTACTGGACGCCGATGCGATAGATGGCGCGGGCCTCCTTGCCGTTCGCCACCTCACGCCCCAGCTCGTGGGCGACCCGCACGCACTGGCGGATCTGCTCGACCGAGCTCATGCGCTGGCCGTGCTGGCCTATGATGGTGTCCTCGATGCCGCAGCGCGGGTGCAGCCCAATGGACATGGCCATCATGTTGAAGGGCAACACGTTCTTGAGCAGGGATTCGGCGGTCAGGGTGCAGCCATCCGGTGCGCGGTGGACGAAGTTCATGAAGTTGAACGGGTTCGGGCCGTCGAAGCCGCCGCCGATGCCGATCCAGGTCAGGTTGAGCGGCCCCATGTAGACGCCCCTGCGCACCAGCCGCTCCAGGGTCTCCATGGCGTGCATGCCGGTCAGCTGGAAGTGGGGCTGGATGCCGTTGGCCATCAGTCGCTTGAGGTGCTCGGCCACCCAGGCCGGACCGGCCGGGACCGTCATCTCGCTGTAGGCCGCCTTCAGGGCCGGGTGCTCCAGGGAGGTGCCCGCCAGGTATTCCGGGTAGAGCAGCTCCATGATGTTCATCTGGGTGGTGTTGATGGCGACCGTGACCTGATCCGGCTTCGGCGTCAGCTCGGCCAGCATGTGGCGGGTGTCGTCCGACAACCACTTGGCCGCCTCCCCCTCGCCTTCCGGCGCGAAGGAGATGGAGCCGCCGACCTGGATGATCATGTCAGGCACCGCCTTGCGCACCCCGGCGATCAGCTCGTTGAACTTGGACAGGCGCTTGGAGCCGGAGCCATCCAGCTCGCGCACATGCAGGTGCAACACGGTAGCGCCCGCTTCGTAGCAGTCGACCGCCTTCTGGATTTGCTCCTCCATGGTCACCGGGATGTCTTCCGGGAAGTCGCCAGGCGCCCACTCGGGACCGTACGGGGCCACGGTGATCACCACTTTTTCCATGTTTTCCGGGTGCAGGGAATCGTCAAAGAATTGCATCTGTTCTCTCCTTGAATGAAGACTGGCTGTGTGCCGGGCAACCCTGCCCGGCGTGATATCAGAAGGGTTGGTCGCCCATGATCCCGGCCCGCTCCATCTTGCGGTGGCAGGGCGGATAGTCCATGGCGGCATAATGCTGGGTGCTGCGGTTGTCCCAGATGGCGATGCTGTTGGGCTGCCAGCGCCAGCGCACCTGATACTCGGGGACATAGGCCTGGCTTATCAGATAGCGCAGCAGATCGCTGCCGCCCATGCTGTAGTCCTGACCAACGCGCACGTGCTCCGGGGTGTGGTAGTTGGTGAAGTGGGTGGCGAAGGCGTTGACGAACAGGATCTTCTCGTCGGTGTCCGGATGGGTGCGCACCACGGGGTGCTCGGCATCCGGGAACTGGGCCTTGAGCGCCAGCCGCTTCTCGATGGGCATGGCCGCCCCGAAGCTCGCCTCTATGCTGTGGCGGGCGCGCAGGCCGGCGATCTTCTGCTTGATCTCCTCCGGCAGCTTCTCATAGGCCACCACCATGTTGGCCCAGAGGGTGTCGCCGCCCACCGGCGGGCACTCCACGCAGCGCAGCACGCAACCGAAGGGCGGCTTGTCGCGCCAGGTGGCGTCGGTGTGCCAGGCGTTCTCGTAGCGATCGTTGGGCACCTCCGGCGACTTGTAGATGCGCACCAGCCCGGGATGCTCGGGATCGCTGCCCGCCACCGGGTGATCCTCCAGCTCGCCGAAGCGGCGGGCGAAGGCCACGTGATCGCTGCGGCTGATATCCTGCTGCCGCAAGAACAGTACCCTGTGCTTGAGCAGCAGGGAGCGGATCTCGGCGAACAGCCCTTCATCATGAACGGCATCCGCCAGGTTGACGCCACTCAGTTCCGCTCCGATATGGCAGGTCAGTTGTTCTACACGCATG encodes the following:
- a CDS encoding CoA transferase subunit A, with the translated sequence MNKIYPSAQAALSGLVQDGITIASGGFGLCGIPERLIEALGESGKRDFTIISNNCGVDEFGLGPLLYSRQIKKMISSYVGGNKEFERQYLAGELELEFTPQGTLAEKLRAGGAGIPAFFTRTGYGTLIAEGKETRQFDGEWFVMERALTADLALIKGARADKAGNLMFNKTARNFNPLCAKAGRVCVAEVEEIVEVGELAPDEIHLPGIYVQRLVLNPHPEKRIEVRTLRS
- a CDS encoding YeiH family protein; translation: MHTLAMTDRYQRVRELVPGMAVSITVAAAATFLSEHYGAPVLLFALLLGMGLNFLSAEGTCKAGIEFTARSVLRIGVALLGMRITLGQIAELGWMPVLLVVTLVVVTIGLSVVAAKLMGFQRLFGMLTGGATAICGASAALALAASLPNHPQKERATLFTVIGVSVLSTLAMILYPMIARFFELTPVESGVFLGATIHDVAQVVGAGYSMSTETGDVATVVKLMRVAMLLPVIVVAAMITRMQGADPASGKRPPLLPLFAVGFLVLACINSTGWVPAVVQGGINDLSRWCLVIAISAIGMKTQLKELARVGIKPILLMVGETTFLAALVLLLMHWGMKP
- a CDS encoding DsbA family protein yields the protein MSRTLNIAVYFDFICPWCLIGKRQLEQALARLRVERPEVRVAVSWRGVQLLPYLPVQGEDFNSFYQHRLGSAQAVRLRQAQVQQAAASVGLSLDFGNIPRMPNTADAHRLWQRASQLGTAAQQEALLEQLFVAHFQRGADLGDGATLLGLAEAAGFSSAALVSSLQGDGAPFLCDVAGAASQGVPSFVIDEALTLSGAQPAEQLLAALHQALARQAPACGRRIAVPAERVPAPGKRALIEAQGKSLALFNIDGQFHAIDDSCPHQGASLCGGRLEGAVIQCCAHGLRFNLHTGYLLNSDQLRVGRYPVEQEGESLFIVIEPQESIPCTP
- a CDS encoding MFS transporter; its protein translation is MATYHINDDVDAGKAAVPRRYAWIVFALTFGLLISDYMSRQVLNAVFPMLKGEWTLSDTQLGLLSGIVALMVGLLTFPLSLLADRFGRVKSLAIMAMLWSLATLGCALAQSYEQMFIARFLVGVGEAAYGSVGIAVVVSVFPREMRATLSGAFISGGMFGSVLGMATGGVLAHLLGWRWAFAGMALFGLLLAAIYPLIVKEARIAPAGARAAGKAHGKPLRTLYSTRSVLSAYVGSGLQLFVGGTVIVWMPSYLNRFYGMDTDRAGVVAAIIVLCSGAGMILCGMLSDKLCRDRPDRKISLAIGYCLGSCALLSLAFALPFGLPQLALICLGMFIATGTSGPAGAMVANLTHYSVHGTAFATLTLANNLLGLAPGPFITGRVSDHIGLDNAFQLVPLISIAAAAVFFYGKRHYHKDVARLEGESEPPVACAPVTGAAHTTEARA
- a CDS encoding BKACE family enzyme, which codes for MQFFDDSLHPENMEKVVITVAPYGPEWAPGDFPEDIPVTMEEQIQKAVDCYEAGATVLHLHVRELDGSGSKRLSKFNELIAGVRKAVPDMIIQVGGSISFAPEGEGEAAKWLSDDTRHMLAELTPKPDQVTVAINTTQMNIMELLYPEYLAGTSLEHPALKAAYSEMTVPAGPAWVAEHLKRLMANGIQPHFQLTGMHAMETLERLVRRGVYMGPLNLTWIGIGGGFDGPNPFNFMNFVHRAPDGCTLTAESLLKNVLPFNMMAMSIGLHPRCGIEDTIIGQHGQRMSSVEQIRQCVRVAHELGREVANGKEARAIYRIGVQYDSIEETLQANGMAPNRRTGEKGVPRGV
- a CDS encoding TauD/TfdA dioxygenase family protein; this encodes MRVEQLTCHIGAELSGVNLADAVHDEGLFAEIRSLLLKHRVLFLRQQDISRSDHVAFARRFGELEDHPVAGSDPEHPGLVRIYKSPEVPNDRYENAWHTDATWRDKPPFGCVLRCVECPPVGGDTLWANMVVAYEKLPEEIKQKIAGLRARHSIEASFGAAMPIEKRLALKAQFPDAEHPVVRTHPDTDEKILFVNAFATHFTNYHTPEHVRVGQDYSMGGSDLLRYLISQAYVPEYQVRWRWQPNSIAIWDNRSTQHYAAMDYPPCHRKMERAGIMGDQPF